The sequence below is a genomic window from Corallococcus silvisoli.
GTGCTCTACTTCGACGTGATGACGAAGCTGCCCCTGGGCAACTCGCGGTCGGTGGCGACGCTGAACGAGCTGCTGGCGGAGTCGGACTTCGTGACGCTGCACGTGCCGGCGCTGACCTCCACGCACCTGATGATGGGCGCGGAGCAGTTCGCCGCGATGAAGCCGGGCGCGTGCCTCATCAACGCCAGCCGGGGCACGGTGGTGGACATCCCGGCGCTGGCGGAGGCGCTGCGCTCCAAGCACCTGGGGGGCGCGGCGGTGGACGTGTACCCGGAGGAGCCGGAGGGCAACTCGGACGGCTTCGTGACGCAGCTGCAGGGGCTGCCCAACGTGGTGCTCACGCCGCACATCGGCGGCTCCACGGAGGAGGCGCAGGCGTCCATCGGCAAGGAGGTGTCCACGTCGCTGCTCAAGTTCGTGAAGGGCGGCGCGACGACGGGCGCGGTGAACTTCCCCAACGTGGAGGCGCCCATCAACCCGGGCACCCACCGCATCATCAACGTGCACCGCAACACGCCGGGCGTGCTGCGTGACATCAACCGCATCGTGTCCGACCTCAACGCCAACATCCACGCGCAGGTGCTGAGCACCGACGCCAACGTGGGCTACCTGGTGATGGACCTGGACCAGGACGTGTCCCGGCAGGTGTGCGAGGCCATCGCGGGGTTGGAGACGGACATCAAGACGCGCATCGTGTCGTGAAGCCGCCGGGGGTCTCCCCGGGGAAGGAGCCGGAGATGACGCTGAAGGTCTGCCTCGCCGGGGCCACGGGATGGGCTGGCTCCGAGCTGGCCCGGGGCATCGCGGCGGTCGAGGACCTGTCGCTGACCAGCGCCGTCTCGCGCGGTCACGCCGGCAAGGCGCTGGGCGGCGCGCTGGGCGACAGCCGCATCGTGACGCCGGTGTTCGCCAGCGCGAAGGAGGCCCTGAGCGCGCACGCCTGCGACGTGTTCGTGGAATACACCCGGGCCGACAGCGCCAAGGCGAACATCCTCGCCGCGCTGGAGCACGGGGCGCACGTCGTGGTGGGCGCGTCGGGGCTGAGCGACGAGGACTACGCGCAGGTCGACGCGGTCGCGAAAGAGCGCCAGCGGGGCGTGCTGGCGTGCGGCAACTTCGCGCTCACGGTGGTGCTGCTCCAGAAGTTCGCGGAGCTGGCGGCGAAGTACATCCCCACCTGGGAGATCATCGACTACGCCTACGCGGGCAAGCCGGACGCCCCCAGCGGCACCGCGCGCGAGCTGGCGGGGCGGCTGGGCCGGGTGCGCCAACCCGAGCTGGCCGTGCCCCTGGAGGACACGCTGGGCGCGCGGGAGGCGCGGGGCACCACCCTGGCGGGGACGCAGGTGCACTCCGTGCGGCTGCCGGGCTTCGTGATTGGCGCGGAGGTGCTCTTCGGCCTGCCGGACCAGACGCTGAGCCTGCGCCAGAACTCGGGCAGCAGCGCGAAGCCCTACGTGGACGGCGCGCTGCTGGCGATCCGCAAGGTGTCCACGCTCGTCGGCGTGCACCGCGGCCTGGATGCGGTCCTCGACCTGTGACCCGAGGCGCGCGGGGGGCGCTCAGGCGTCCAATATCTTCCCCGGGTTGAGGATGCCTGCCGGGTCCAGGGCGCGCTTGAGGGTGCGCAGCAACTCCAGCTCACCGGGCGCGCGCGTGTAGCCCAGGTAGTCCTTCTTGAGCAGGCCGATGCCGT
It includes:
- the serA gene encoding phosphoglycerate dehydrogenase; amino-acid sequence: MSTPRFPPSPRRPVSTEGPLRVLLLENIHASAHEMLTAEGFQVERLSSALKPEDLAERLRGVHLLGIRSKTTVPEESLRHADDLLAIGAFCIGTNQVDLLASSVHGVPVFNAPFSNTRSVAEMVLAEVVVLTRQLFDRSREVHAGQWRKVATGSHEVRGKTLGIIGYGHIGSQLGVLAEALGMRVLYFDVMTKLPLGNSRSVATLNELLAESDFVTLHVPALTSTHLMMGAEQFAAMKPGACLINASRGTVVDIPALAEALRSKHLGGAAVDVYPEEPEGNSDGFVTQLQGLPNVVLTPHIGGSTEEAQASIGKEVSTSLLKFVKGGATTGAVNFPNVEAPINPGTHRIINVHRNTPGVLRDINRIVSDLNANIHAQVLSTDANVGYLVMDLDQDVSRQVCEAIAGLETDIKTRIVS
- the dapB gene encoding 4-hydroxy-tetrahydrodipicolinate reductase, encoding MTLKVCLAGATGWAGSELARGIAAVEDLSLTSAVSRGHAGKALGGALGDSRIVTPVFASAKEALSAHACDVFVEYTRADSAKANILAALEHGAHVVVGASGLSDEDYAQVDAVAKERQRGVLACGNFALTVVLLQKFAELAAKYIPTWEIIDYAYAGKPDAPSGTARELAGRLGRVRQPELAVPLEDTLGAREARGTTLAGTQVHSVRLPGFVIGAEVLFGLPDQTLSLRQNSGSSAKPYVDGALLAIRKVSTLVGVHRGLDAVLDL